TTCACTTTAGAGAATTTTGTTAAAATATCACAACTCTTTAGCAATTATACCTGAATTAGTTTATTCTCTTCATATTTGTTTTTCAATCTTGTTTAtcattatttcatattttaatgttttgatgcaattttcttaaaacttttGGGACTTGAAAAAAATCAATCACCAATTGCATCAATCATAATAcatttcaatgtttttttttaattgtgtttataaatttcatataattgaCAAATATGTAAAATATTCACTTTAGAGAATTTTGTTAAAATATCACAACTCTTTAGCAACTATGTTTCTTTTATATATCTTAATGAATAATATCACTTTTGTATAATCTTCAGGATATATGAAAGATCTTATCTCAAggatctataattttttttttcaatatgccATAGACATGGAACTTTACAAATTCTAATGTAATCGTTTGtaaataactataaaataaatactatagaAATCAATATTAAATAAGTGAAATGGTAAGAACACATACATgtgaatataatcatatttacgaTAACACAACATTAAACAATCTAATATTATCACAATGGTAAAATAACAATTcacatatacatttttttatgatcaatatatatatatattatggtaatcatataaacatacattcgcaataaaatatttttacctcAATAAACTATGATGACTAGAGGCTTGAGAATGAATTTTGTTATCAACACAAGATGGTGGTGGAAGATTGAATCATCTATTTCAGattcaatgaatgattatgacTAGAGATTCATGATAAGAATTTTAACCTACAAATAATGATAGTTAGATAGTCGTGCTGATAACgtattataaaactattaagattacagaaatataaagtataaagacATAGATAGAGTAATAGAGAGAGATGTAAAGAGAGAGTGAAACTCTTGTATCTGTTATTTCAATGGAGGAATGACCcctatttatacagataaataaACCCTAAGAAAATCGGGTAACTACTTTGaatacaataaaaaattaatattgatattttattttgagtaaccgagtgattcttcattattatggagatccatatatataatatttatatttttaggcaTTGATGttataaaacacacatttttgaAATATtcccataaatatatatttgacaTTTTGCTTCTTGATCCAACTTCCGGCCTCTAATTATTGGGCCACCATATCTTGATTCATGAATAGAGAATGAAGGCCCAACTCAGAAAAAGGCAACTTCCGCCTCTAATTATTGGGCCACCAGATATTGATTCATGAATACGAAGGCCCAACTCTGAAAAAGGCCGCATGGACAAACGGAAAATGTTAGTAAAAGCTCCCGTGGATTCAGTGTCGAACGCAACGCAGCGCGCACCGGAGAGTCGTCCTCGTACCACCTGATTCGCATGTCCCAAAACGCAAGGCTGCAGGGGACAAAAAGGTCGGCTCTGGTGCCTGAAATTAGCAGCGATCGGGTCCTCGGATCCGCCTGAGTCTTCAcctagagagaggaagagagaaagagagagataaaAGGAGAGATGTGGGTGTTCTACCTGATCTCCCTGCCGTTGACGGTGGGGATGGTAATTTTGACTCTCAAGTACTTCCACGGACCGGAGGTACCTCGCTATGTCCTCCTCACCGTCGGATACACCTGGTTCTGCTCTCTTTCCATCATCATCCTCGTCCCTGCCGATATCTGGACCGTATGTTCCCATgtctttattatttatatattcttCCCGATCTTCATTGTTTGATAAATTAGCTCGCCATTTCTTGAATCATAGCCCTAATTTAGGTGCGACATTGTAGAATTTATGATTATGGATATAATTTTGTTGAGTATTTTTTGGCATTGATCATGGTAGAGGTGAATGATAGTTTTGATTTAATTGCTTGTTTTTAGCTTTGGTTTTCTTTTCTAGTAGTTAGAATCTAATCGCCGCAATGATTATTATCTGAATTTTGGGGCAATGTAATGGgtttagttatatatatacaaATGTACTCATACATATATCGTGTGCAATTATAAACggtcagattaaaatttttagCATCAATTAAGCTgattttctttattaaaaaacTGGGAAGTTTATTGTAGTTGTTAGCGTATGCCCGCAGAAAGCATTATTCAAGAAAATTGGAAGAATAGAAGAAGATATTTGAACCTTTCTCACTTTGTGGCGAGTGTTTCTCGTTTGGATCTTGGTCGAGAAACACTTGGGGGCGGCTTTAAATTTTCCTGTATTTATCTGTAcgatatttattttcattttgtCCTGTTGTTTTGACGTACCAATAGCTATAGCTAATTTTGATACTGTGAAAACTATCACATCAGTTTTCTAATTGGATTAAGCTGATTTTCTTACCTTTCCTTATTTACATAGTGCAGTGCAATTGAAGAAATTTTACTTCTTTTAAAGCATATTTAAAGGGGATGTAATGGTTGATTGAAGCATGTATTTTCTAGGGATAAATTTTCTTTTACTTGTATATCTTATTCTCTTTTTAACATATACAGACAATACACGAGATCAAGAATGGAGGCATTTCTTTCTTTTGGAGCTGGTCATATTGGAGTACGTTTTTACTAACTTGGTATGCTTGCAAACTAAGACTCTTTTATCTCCCAACCCGCTTTGTACATATAAGTTGCAAAGCTTCATATGGATACTATATGCTGTAGTATTTTTAATCACTTTTCAGTTAAGTTATTGTATGATTCACATGTTCTATAGTTGGCAATATCtgtcatatttatatatatataaatatatttttaatgaaCTCATTTTTTAGGAAAAAGAAAGTCCAATTTAAtgtaatttataatatttataaatatttaagaaatgagaaaatattaaaaaaaaatctcttatacaATTCTAGGAAAAcattttcccttttatttttcttattctttttccTTATAAAATTTTTCTTGGTAAAAAATCAAAGTAACAAACTAAACCTTGAGCAATCAAGTAaaattttcatttctttttctgggGTTTGATTTTATATATGTTATTCTCTAAAaagttggttggtatgattaagGTCTATGTTTGGTTGATGAATTTCACATTCTTCTTAAGATAATTCCTTGCTCATTGTGGTTCATCTTTGGCTGCTTATTTTGGAGCGAAAGACTTTTTGTAAATCTGTTTGTAATTTTTCTCATAAAATTGAGTTATGTTATGTCTAAGCAGGGCTGTGGTGCCCCTTATTCAGGGTTTTGAAGATGCTGGAGATTTTACTATGAAAGAGAGACTGAAGACTAGTGTTCATGTTAATCTAGTCTTCTACCTGATCGTTGGATTGATTGGCCTTTTTGGACTTATTCTTCTCATTATGATGCACAAGGATTGGTTTGTATCTCACTTTTGTAAAGTTGATGTGCTATATTTGAACACTTGGAGCTATTCTTCTTATGTTTATCAATATACATGAACAGGAAAGGAAGTGTTCTGGGTTTTGCAATGGCCTGCTCCAATACTTTTGGACTGGTTACTGGTGCTTTTCTCCTTGGCTTTGGTTTGAGCGAAATTCCCAGAAACATTTGGAGAAATGCAGATTGGACAACCCGCCAGAAAGTCCTTTCCCATAAAATTGCTAAAATGGCTGTGAAGCTTGATGATGCTCATCAAGATCTTTCAAACGCTATTGTGgtacttttctttttatttatttatgtaaattattattattatttaaaaataatgcaAACAATTCCTTCTCTGGACCTGTTGGGTTTGTTTTACCTTTTCTGTTTGCTTATCTTATGATTAATAGGTCTTTAGATTTCTTTCTTATAATCTGTAAATATGCTCTGTTATCTGAATCCGTTTGAGGTGAGACCATTGCTGACTGAATGCTTGAGACCAATGATGGGTCATAATGTCATGTGAACATTTGAATGTGGAATCTGGAACATTTTTGTATTGGTATCTCAGTTTTATTTTCCATAAAAAAAATAGAGATTTTTTACAATGTGTTGATATTTCCTATCTTTTGCGACTCTGGTGTCTTAACAGCAATCTTTGATATGTTATTTGACATATTTATTCTATCAAGGATATAATAGTTTGTGCAAGTTCATGTTGTATGGCTGAACCTGTATGTGGCATAGCTGATTTTATGACGTATTTGTTCTGTTAAACCTTAACGATCTCTTCCTTAATAGGTTGCTCAAGCAACATCCACTCAGATGTCGAAGCGTGATCCTTTGAGGCCCTACATGGATGTTATTGATAAGATGTTATCTCAAATggtatttattgttttttttaaaaaaaagaaaacttCAATTTCCTTGTTAGATGAAGGTTCTCTTTAAACATGTTGAATAATATATTCCCCAGTTCAGGGAAGACCCATCCTTTAAACCACAAGGTGGTCGATTAGGAGAAAATGATATGGACTATGACACTGATGAGAAGTCGATGGCGACATTAAGGCGTCATCTTCGTGGAGCTCGAGAAGAGTATTACCGATACAAAAGGTTAGCTGATCTTTTAGTCAAACATCTATACTATACACTGTTCAGAAATTGCATGCATTCTGTGTTGATTTCTTGTGCAACCTCTTTTCCATTTACACGTCTCCTTTTATCAAGAATATCTGTTTATCTCTTTACTATGATAGCATCTGCCAAAGCATTTGGGAATGTAAGAATCTCCAATTAGGCATTCTGATATTCTGTTCGTCCTTTGGAAAATGGCTTTGACTCCATTGTAACACAACCTTTTCCCTTCAATTCTCTTGGTTGGGAAAGATCTCAGCCTGCCTTGACTGAATGTAGAAATCTCAATTTATACTAAGAAGTTTTGTACAAAAAGTACTGCAACTAAGAGATGTTTATTTATCTTTAGTATCTGTTTCagtaattttctcatttgttaaTACCAATTAGTATATTGTAGTTATTATTTCTATACTTTGTGCACTGATTGTACTTTTTTATTTCAGAAAATAaacttaatttataaaaaaaaaatgttttcctACTGTTATTGTTCATTCTGAACCGTCATATTTGATCTTGTGCATGAGAACGCCATCTTAGTTAACTATATACATGCAATGGttagtattattatatatattaatataaatatatatattttgcagtGAATATATGACCTATGTCATGGAGGCCCTTGAACTGGAAGATACTATAAGAAACTATGAAAGGCGCAATTCTACTGGATGGTGTGCCTCTAATATGCATCCTTGTTCTCTTTCAGTCTATATGTTGTTTTCTCATGATTTATATGTTCATGTATGTTTGTTCAGGAAATATATTTCAAGCTTCAGGCCTGCTCGGAGCGGAAAGTTAGgctcttttattgataatatgggTAAATTAATCAGAGAATTACCTGTTTTTGATCGATTTGTTTTTGTCACAACTTTATTCAGTACCTCAATTATATGTGAAGTAATGGATGTTGGACGATTTAACCTGAAGGTCTgaaataaaattgttctttttctTGTAGAATTTCTTTGGCGCTGCATACTAAGCAAACAATTTAAGAAAGTTTTGGCTATTGTGCTTGGTATCATGTCAGCTGCTATTCTTTTAGCAGAGGCAACCCTACTTCcaaaatttaatttatctcttttCTCGATCATTATAAATTCTGTTCAGGGACAAGAAGTTCTTGTTCAGGTATGCTTTAGTTTTTGTGGCACTTTTAAAATCTGCTTACTCTTATATTTGTACtctaaaatttatataaaatagaGCACTTATTTGTTGTATTTTGCTCCATAAATTGAAATTGTCTTGTTTTTTCGTTGCctgaataattttaataaaagttCAAGGTCTGTTTCTTTGCTTTACCACATGCATATACTAATTACTTTTGTTCTCTTTCAGGTATTTGCTTTTATTCCTCTGATGTACATGTGCATCTGCACATATTATTCCTTGTTCAAAGTTGGCATGTTGATGTTTTACTCGCTAACACCAAGACAAACAAGTTCGGTCAACTTGCTTATGATATGCTCGTAAGTTTTTGCCCATTACTCTATTGTAATGACTTAAACCTTGGCTAACTCGTTTTTTATTATACAGTATTCACTTCTCACTGTTTTTCCATTTGCTAGTATGGTTGCTCGGTATGCTCCTCCAGTTTCATACAACTTTCTAAATCTTATTCGCCTTGATAAAAAGAGAGTAACTATATTTGAAAAGGTAATTCTATTATTTTCTTGATAGTTATCGATGTTGCTggactaaaaataaaatatcatgGTTGTGTTCTCTCAAAGTATGGgatcttttttattttctaattaatgtAAGATTTCTGAAGTGatggattttagggtaacaagcTTTTATTTTGCCCTTGAACTGATTGAATTGTACATACAATACTCCTTTATTTACCAACTAcgttacacatttttttttaaataaatttttctcCCTGGTTATAATTTACAATTCACTTTTGTTTATTTACTGCAGCGAATGGGAAATATTGATGAAGCTGTTCCGTTTTTTGGGAGTGAGTTTAACAGAATCTATCCGCTTATTATGGTTATATACACTCTTTTGGTTGCCAGCAAATTCTTTGACCGTGTAAAAAACTTTTTTGGGAGCTGGAAAAGATTTAGATTTCAGAGTGAGGCAGATGATATGGATGGTTTTGATCCTTCTGGAGTAATAATCCTGCAGAAAGGTATATGTATACCTTAATCTgtctaatatatatacatatatttatgtaTGCATGTATGGCTATTCCAATTAAGACAATTATTGTGAATATAAGAATCTATAATCTGAATTTTTATACTTCAACTAAAGTCATACAAAATTTTCTCAGAAAGATCTTGGCTTGAACAAGGCAGCACAGTTggtgagcatgttatcccattgGCAAGGAATTTTAACAACAATGATGTTGAGATTGGCAGCAATAGCACGGTATGTAAATTGTCATCTTCTACTATAATTCATCATTAGCTAATTTGTATCTAGCTTGTCTTATTTATTATAATGTTTTTGGATATTGGGCATGCATACTTTTCAACCCTGATCTGTAATTTTTTACTTCCTTTTTAATTTATCTTTACAATAAAGTGGTAGATTCTATAAAAGTTATGTTTCTTACTTGAAAGTGAAATGTTTTAGGAAAGTACTTCTGTTGAAATGAAAACAACAACCAGCCTAATCATCAACGGTGCAAAAGGAAGTGCATCAAAACCTTTGAAAGAGGAAACCCGTAAATATGGCTCCAACAGAGAAGCCATGAGCAACAAGTACTCGGCTATGAGAGAGCAAAGCAAACAAGCCTCAACTAGTACAAAGAAGCCAGTGGAGCAGAGCATTGCTTCTGCCAAGGTCTCACTGCTTGACGCTGGCAAACCTGACCTTAGTAACCCAACTGGAGGTTCATCTTCTGGTCTGGCCTTAAAGTGGGAATCTATGAAATCTggttttcaaaatttcaaagcaAACTTGGGGTCCAAAAAGTTTCAACCATTGCGCCAAATTCAAGAAACTAATCTAATGTCTCATGTATCCTCTTCCGAGTCACTTGATGAAATATTTCAGAGACTGAAACGGCCATCAGTGTCAGATCATAGGAGTTACAGTGATGAGGATGACGAAGATGGGATTGAAATTAAGAATTCTGGCTCTTCTAGATGATATTCAACACCTGATGCAAGTTTGTCACTGTTACAAGTCAGAATTTAAGCTCTTAAAATGTACAGGTCCTAAGTGAGGACTTATACCTTGTTCTTGCAGTCCTCGGGCTCTGAATATTATATAAAAGCTTGGGAGGGTATCCAACTCTGCAACTACGCAGGTTTGGAATCAGCTAAGTAGTTTTCTCAGACTTTGACaggaaaaaatagaaatattctGATGTGTAATATAGGTggaaaagtttaggtaaaaaaaaactgTTGGGGAATTTTGTAATTGATTTATAGAGCTGAAgcatattttggtaatttgtttCTCTTCCCCGGCTGGAAACTGAAGAACTTGTAAACATGTGACGACCACAATGGAATTTCTTTTGTTTTACACCAAATTTTATGTTACGGTTTTTGAGGATCATATTTTCTGCAACAATTATAGTGTCCGTATGAAGAGACAAGACAACTCAGGTTCTTAACTGATGTGCTTTACTGAGAAGTGTTTTTAACAATACATAATAACCAGGTGGTGAGTGACACTTCAACAACTTATCATTCAAGGCATCTTAAATTTAATGAGTCCACTTAACTAATGACCCCTGAATGTTTGTTACACCTAACTTTTCAAGATTCGCACAAACTACTACTATTTTTGCTTTAATTATAAGATCATGGGTACAATTTTctgtttgttattattattattttggaggGGGCGAATAGACCATTTTAAACCTATATAAATAAACTTTTGCATAATAAATTATCATACTATTATCCTCGATAGAGGGGCATTGTTCAATCTGTTTTATTGCTTTTGTTTTGACATACATATCAATGAAAGTCACTTGGCTCTCCATTGCTATCGtttcctaaaaaaaataaaaatacaatatcaAATAACTTGACCATTAATTTGTCTTAACTCCCACAAGGTTTGCAGCGTAATCCTATAGTAGAATTTTTTCCAAAAGATAATGTTCTCATCAAATTGGAATAAAATATAATTTGACTAATTCTAAGATATAGTCATTTTCCTCGTTTttcttaaattattaaaaataacaaTGAAGTATTTATAGACAAAAATGTTAGGCACGCTAATCACTCGCTACAAAAGATTCAGAGGTGGCTGAAAATCTAATTACATTTCCGAGTCTTTTTAAGTGTACCGTTGCATCAAATGATAGTCACCCGACAATTAAatttgttttcattaaaaagagAGAAATAAACTCGTTACGTGTCCAACGATCACACGACTCTTTCTATTTTCCAAGTCAACTGCATGTACGAGCCTAATTTTCTACCAAATACGTTAAAATGTTGTTGAAATTCAACAACTTATACATCCATCAAACCACATCATATACATAATATGTATTGCATATTagctttttattattattatttaaaaaataaataaaacaaaatttgaTTTCATAACACTCTCTTATTTTGCCATATATCTCCATGTACATGAGCTCAAAATTTGCAGAAACCAAAGCTAAGTAAAAAAAAGAAATTACATTATATTTCCGCTTAAAAATTTGCTTAATTTTCTTCTGGTTCAGCAAAATAGACAGTAAGTAATTAACTAATTACACCATGTAAAATATATATTAGATTCTAAAACTCTCTCTAAAATTCGTAGCCTCCTTATTCCTCTTCCCCGTATTTCCAAGCAATTTAGACCAAAACCCACTTTTCTTTTTTCCAGTTTTACCCTCGGGACGAAAGCCATGATCATCCAAACCACCAGCAGTACTACTGCTCCTCTTCGGAATAAACGCAATCGACCTACTCTTCTTCAGCCCGCCACCACCGCCGCCAACGCTGAAAAACAACGCGATCGACCCCATCATCTCCGACGCATTCCGGTGGTGTTTCGTTCCACGCGCCGGGGACGCGCCACCGGAAGAATAATGAGACGTAAAAGCagtggaagaagaagagaagaaaggaTATCCGTCGGCGGTGGGACCAAACGTCGTCGTTCTCCTATTGAACGAGTCGGAGAGCTGAGAGAGCCTTTCTCTTAGACAATCCGAACAAACCCCTGGCGTCCGGTTCGCTGTCGGGTGCCTCTTGCAACCTCGCTCCGATTCAGACCAACccatttatgtatatatatatatataaatttatgtaTTTAAAGACTACTAAGAATGATGAGTTTTTGCCTTTCTCGTACAAGAAGAagggttttcttttttttttttatggttgaaTTGTGAAGAGTGAGAAAATTGAGTGTTTGAATGTgggaaataatatatttatagagagaggtgaggtgaggtgaggtgaggaCGTGAGGTTGGGTATGGAAGGAAGTTATACAGTGTGACCCCCGAACGTGGTTCCACGAAACTTCTCTATTTATGGGACCATTCAGTCAGTCAGTCATTCTAACGTCACCGACATTTGTACTGTTTCTATTATGTCACAGACACTAACAACTATTATCCCACTTTTTTCTTTTTGAGGAACTATGCCACTTTTTCATTAAATCTCTTAAAATTAACCAAGTATGTAAGCTTATGATATGATAGTTCATATATATAAAAAGCTTCAAGTTATTTTGGATTCACTACTttaacttttatataaacttttCTGATTTCCTACTTTACTATTATGAGATTTTCATTGCCATATTCTTTTTGGTCAATCTACTTTAGCTTTTTTACTATAAATATTGTTTTTTTAACACTATGTTTGTTGTGATTTACCCATTGAGGTAGTgactattttattttagtttgtaTGCTAGAATATAAATCGTTTGTAAGTACAATTTTGTAAACATGATTTTGCCAAAAGAGAAGGAGCTtcgtaattattattatttgtagaCCTAATATTGACTCTTCAACTAATTGGTGGTGGTCAAGTAACAGGCTTTTCTTAAATTGAAAGCAAAAAATAAATCTTTCACGGACATTTATATTGAGTTTTTATCAAACAAAACCATGTGAATCAATTACACGTGTGAGCTATTGACGTAATGAGGGTGAGAAAAATTATGTGACAGCCATTTGAGAATCCGGATTTCACGCGAAGCGAGGTCGGTTTGAAGAGAAGTCAACAGAAAGGACGGCTGTGATTGTGATTACAATGCCTATTCCGTCAGTACGTGTGCGAGACTTTTATGAGTGCACGTGAAAGTAATAAAAACACGGTCTCGAGCCACGTAGGACAAAAGCCAAGCGCACGTGGATTGTAGCAAAATGCCACATCGGATTGCGTGCGGCGCGTGGGGTCCACAACTGCATGGTATGCGACTGGGAAATTGGGAATTTTGTGCGCACGTGGGGGATGTCGCCTAATCTGACTACCAGGATTAGCGGGATCGATGACCCGGTGCTGCTCCCCGATCGTCGtcttctatatatattttttttcttaaatagttttaagaaaataaaattgtatTGGTATTTGGTGCTTTAATTAACcaatatcatttttttctttcttttgttttttttttttgaaaaagaatcAGTTTTTTCTTGAACATTATGCTACATTTATTTGACTCTAACGTCACATCATATGCTacatttgagtttttttttcttctaataatTTTTGGAAATGtaaaataataaacacaaataCAGCTGGATGATATAAAAGTTCTTATCAAAGCACTATTTTGTATTATctttcaaaagaaaaatagtaaatAACATTGCTATCGAGTTTGGATTGCAGCATGAGGAATAATTTGCACACATTCTTTTACATTTAATAATGTATATTTATTAACTATTTATAAAAAATACAGTGGTTTTACCCGAATGAATATtgaaaatgatttataaaagGACATATCAAAtgagtaaattaaaaaaaaatatgtgtagCGATCGTATCATCACTTGGACCAAAGCTATAAAAGAAAATGTTATTATCATTTAGTTGAGTTGTGCTTTTTTTCCGTTGAAAATAGCCTAAATGAGTTTTGTTAAATTATAACGATTTTAAAAAAAGGGATcaaataatttttctaatttttttaactaaactcAAGTAAAGTGGCCAAGGGGGTGTGTATTGTTTGGGGGGAGCTGGGTTCGAAACACAGTATGtacaatttcaaaaaaaaaaaaaagaccatcAATAAAATTTTGGaccaaaacaatatatattttctaCATAAGACCAATAATGGAAGATATAAATTTTGTCAAATTTAGCATTAAAAAAAGAGTTAATACTATATTTTATCTAATTATACTCTAATGCACAAAATACAAATTagcacaaaaaaataaataatttatttaatatttattgagaatattcaaaaattaattttttttaattatttttatcattcaaattatattatgatatataaTTAGTCATTTTTTGTCAACTAATCAAGTATAATAATTAGTgacaatacataaataaaataagtaGCAAATATTAATATATCAAACTTGACCCATCTATATTTTATACCAAATTTAACACAACTTTTAACACATTTTTTGAAACACTATTAGAGTTTTACTTTTTGTAAGATGTACTAAATATAACATTACACTATCTTTTCAGCACTCGATTGAGGATGCTCTGACCAAACACACAAAAGAAAAcgtaaataaataataaaatcaagtTTACCCACAAAAATTTGAAGTAAATCCAACTAATATTGataatttattttacttttagaaAACAAAATATTGGGATAAGTCCTACGCCAGTAAGGGGAAGTGAATCTATTTCGAGCATTGATATCTACATAGCATATTCAAGTCAATTCCATGCACACCAACCAAACCATAGAATATAGATGAGATTATTGGATTGGATAAATCTCAAATTCCAAATCCATACCTTCTGACTGCATATAACCAGGTACAGAAACCCCTTTTATGGGAGCTCGTGTCTCCAAAAATCCCCCTCACAACCAGGACCCTCTTCATCCCCAACAACAATTTTGCAAAATCCAAAGTATCGCTCGGAACCCAAAACCTGCTCCTCATGCCGGGGCTCCAAACAAACAATTTACACTATTACCTATGTTCTGTAGAATTAGAAGAACCCCTTTTTGATCCTCCATGGAAAACTTCTCTTCAGTCAATGCTCAGAAGGAAAGCAAAATCAAAGGACAGTCACTAACATGTTTCTTAGGTTTTTAAAATAGTGTCCATAATTTGTTATTATTTGACTTAATATTTCAAAACGTTTTTCATGACTACTCCTAGGCCTGAAAGTTGTATCAAGTAACAGAACTTGGTGTCAAAACCATTAGCTTATTTTGCTGCATCACTTGCCTCAGCAGTTTTAGCTTCTAAAGGGCACTGTGAAACGTAAGCTTTTAGCTGCAATGAAAAGGGGATTACATAAGTTCACAGTTGAAATGAGAgcatgaaaggaaaaaaaatatataaatattttccaTTTGTAGTGTAAGTATAAATTCTCAAATTTAAGATCCGAGTAAAGTTATTCATTCAGAATTTAAAGGACAAACTTATATAATGCCAAACAGATTTATGTTATAAAATGATTACACTTGTCAAATAGTTGTTTAGTCATAATTCAACTTCTATATAttatgttacaaaataaaaaaatgtggatttcaattttgtcaaaaaaaaaaaaaaagtggattTCAATTAATAATACATGACAGTTTATTGGGCTATTTGAAGGTTTTAGTGGGCAAGTTTGGTAGTTTAATTTTGGTTTGTTGATTTTAGAAATAGGTAATCCA
The genomic region above belongs to Humulus lupulus chromosome 1, drHumLupu1.1, whole genome shotgun sequence and contains:
- the LOC133805841 gene encoding uncharacterized protein LOC133805841 isoform X2, which codes for MWVFYLISLPLTVGMVILTLKYFHGPEVPRYVLLTVGYTWFCSLSIIILVPADIWTTIHEIKNGGISFFWSWSYWSTFLLTWAVVPLIQGFEDAGDFTMKERLKTSVHVNLVFYLIVGLIGLFGLILLIMMHKDWKGSVLGFAMACSNTFGLVTGAFLLGFGLSEIPRNIWRNADWTTRQKVLSHKIAKMAVKLDDAHQDLSNAIVVAQATSTQMSKRDPLRPYMDVIDKMLSQMFREDPSFKPQGGRLGENDMDYDTDEKSMATLRRHLRGAREEYYRYKSEYMTYVMEALELEDTIRNYERRNSTGWKYISSFRPARSGKLGSFIDNMEFLWRCILSKQFKKVLAIVLGIMSAAILLAEATLLPKFNLSLFSIIINSVQGQEVLVQVFAFIPLMYMCICTYYSLFKVGMLMFYSLTPRQTSSVNLLMICSMVARYAPPVSYNFLNLIRLDKKRVTIFEKRMGNIDEAVPFFGSEFNRIYPLIMVIYTLLVASKFFDRVKNFFGSWKRFRFQSEADDMDGFDPSGVIILQKDLGLNKAAQLVSMLSHWQGILTTMMLRLAAIARKVLLLK
- the LOC133805841 gene encoding uncharacterized protein LOC133805841 isoform X1, with the protein product MWVFYLISLPLTVGMVILTLKYFHGPEVPRYVLLTVGYTWFCSLSIIILVPADIWTTIHEIKNGGISFFWSWSYWSTFLLTWAVVPLIQGFEDAGDFTMKERLKTSVHVNLVFYLIVGLIGLFGLILLIMMHKDWKGSVLGFAMACSNTFGLVTGAFLLGFGLSEIPRNIWRNADWTTRQKVLSHKIAKMAVKLDDAHQDLSNAIVVAQATSTQMSKRDPLRPYMDVIDKMLSQMFREDPSFKPQGGRLGENDMDYDTDEKSMATLRRHLRGAREEYYRYKSEYMTYVMEALELEDTIRNYERRNSTGWKYISSFRPARSGKLGSFIDNMEFLWRCILSKQFKKVLAIVLGIMSAAILLAEATLLPKFNLSLFSIIINSVQGQEVLVQVFAFIPLMYMCICTYYSLFKVGMLMFYSLTPRQTSSVNLLMICSMVARYAPPVSYNFLNLIRLDKKRVTIFEKRMGNIDEAVPFFGSEFNRIYPLIMVIYTLLVASKFFDRVKNFFGSWKRFRFQSEADDMDGFDPSGVIILQKERSWLEQGSTVGEHVIPLARNFNNNDVEIGSNSTESTSVEMKTTTSLIINGAKGSASKPLKEETRKYGSNREAMSNKYSAMREQSKQASTSTKKPVEQSIASAKVSLLDAGKPDLSNPTGGSSSGLALKWESMKSGFQNFKANLGSKKFQPLRQIQETNLMSHVSSSESLDEIFQRLKRPSVSDHRSYSDEDDEDGIEIKNSGSSR
- the LOC133805850 gene encoding uncharacterized protein LOC133805850 translates to MGWSESERGCKRHPTANRTPGVCSDCLRERLSQLSDSFNRRTTTFGPTADGYPFFSSSSTAFTSHYSSGGASPARGTKHHRNASEMMGSIALFFSVGGGGGGLKKSRSIAFIPKRSSSTAGGLDDHGFRPEGKTGKKKSGFWSKLLGNTGKRNKEATNFRESFRI